In Neofelis nebulosa isolate mNeoNeb1 chromosome 7, mNeoNeb1.pri, whole genome shotgun sequence, the following proteins share a genomic window:
- the INSYN1 gene encoding inhibitory synaptic factor 1 isoform X2: protein MNGGVPIPNGPRVETPDSSSEEAFSAGPTKGQLPQRTPGTRERVRFSDKVLYHALCCDDEEGDGEEEVAEEEVGLSPEPPRTEAHVGPLKPSPAPYKPRRSPVTSRRSGPTLAPEQTRRVTRNSSTQTVSDKSTQTLLPYTAARQKAKGKN, encoded by the coding sequence ATGAATGGTGGCGTGCCCATCCCCAATGGGCCACGAGTGGAGACCCCGGACTCCTCCAGTGAGGAGGCCTTCAGTGCTGGCCCCACAAAGGGCCAGCTGCCCCAGAGGACCCCAGGCACACGGGAGAGGGTGCGGTTCAGCGACAAAGTACTTTACCACGCTCTGTGCTGTGACGATGAGGAAGGGGACGGTGAGGAGGAGGtggcagaggaggaggtgggCCTGTCCCCAGAGCCTCCCCGTACAGAGGCCCACGTGGGCCCCCTCAAGCCCTCCCCGGCTCCCTACAAGCCGAGACGCTCTCCAGTGACCAGCCGCCGCTCAGGCCCCACCTTGGCCCCTGAGCAGACCCGAAGGGTCACAAGGAACAGCAGCACCCAAACAGTGTCAGACAAAAGCACGCAGACGTTGCTGCCCTACACGGCTGCCAGACAGAAAGCCAAGGGGAAAAActag